The following proteins are co-located in the Microcystis wesenbergii NRERC-220 genome:
- the purN gene encoding phosphoribosylglycinamide formyltransferase — protein sequence MSFSPSLISPDLSLADIALEETLSLGVMASGSGSNFAVLAEAIAKKQLNAQISVLIYNNPDAKVKERADDYNIPAVFLDHRQFKPREELDRALVKTFQEYGVKWVIMAGWMRIVTPVLLDAFPDRVINIHPSLLPSFKGVRAVEQALAAGVKVTGCTVHIARAEVDSGPILMQAVVPILPDDTAASLHERIQVQEHRIFPVAIALAAKLGL from the coding sequence ATGAGTTTTTCCCCAAGTTTAATTTCTCCCGATCTCAGTTTGGCCGATATTGCCCTAGAGGAAACCCTCTCTTTAGGAGTGATGGCTTCTGGTAGTGGTTCCAATTTTGCTGTTTTGGCAGAAGCGATCGCCAAAAAACAGCTAAATGCCCAAATTTCTGTTCTCATCTACAATAATCCCGATGCCAAGGTAAAAGAAAGAGCCGATGACTACAATATCCCTGCGGTCTTCCTCGATCATCGTCAATTTAAACCCAGAGAAGAACTCGATCGAGCCCTGGTCAAAACTTTCCAAGAATACGGGGTAAAATGGGTAATTATGGCCGGCTGGATGCGAATTGTCACCCCGGTGTTACTGGATGCTTTTCCCGATCGCGTGATCAATATCCATCCTAGTTTACTACCCAGTTTTAAGGGTGTGCGTGCCGTGGAACAAGCTTTAGCGGCGGGGGTAAAAGTGACCGGATGTACTGTGCATATCGCTCGCGCGGAGGTAGATAGCGGCCCAATTTTAATGCAAGCAGTGGTTCCCATTCTCCCCGATGATACCGCCGCCAGTCTCCACGAACGCAT
- the pap gene encoding polyphosphate:AMP phosphotransferase, protein MLSPLDLSLSLDKETYQSQIKDLMEQLRSLQKSCWECKLPVVVVLEGWAAAGKGTLVKKMVNYMDPRGFTVHPILTPSPQEESYPFLWRFWQKLPAKGSIGIFYHSWYTHLLEDRLLNKLPSSQIPLVMRDINTFERQLSDDRVAIAKFWIHLSQKELKSRIKEYAENELESWRVRPEDWQQAKRYDEYASLAEEMITYTSTGAAPWTLVEGNCQRWARVKVLSQLVGTIAQALDQRQLPIEPPVNLPPQAQLLPTEPDYLGRVDLSAKLEKEDYKIRLREAQVELRKLQLKIFQANIPVLVLFEGWDAAGKGGAIKRLTDTLDPRSYQVIAFAAPTEEEHRYHYLWRFWRKLPAAKTIGIFDRSWYGRILVERVEGFAKDMDWRRAYQEINEFEAQLTHSGCVLVKFWLHISPEEQLNRFNERQNNPYRQHKLTDEDWRNREKQPLYHVAVNQMVARTSTPVAPWTIVAANDKYFARVKVIETVIAAIETGLKQRG, encoded by the coding sequence ATGTTAAGTCCCCTCGATCTATCTCTTTCCCTTGACAAGGAAACTTATCAATCACAAATTAAAGATTTAATGGAACAACTGCGATCGCTACAGAAGTCCTGTTGGGAATGTAAATTACCTGTGGTGGTGGTTTTGGAAGGTTGGGCGGCGGCAGGCAAGGGAACTTTAGTCAAAAAAATGGTTAACTATATGGATCCTCGCGGTTTTACCGTCCATCCAATTTTAACCCCTTCCCCCCAAGAGGAAAGTTACCCGTTTTTGTGGCGATTTTGGCAAAAACTGCCAGCAAAGGGCAGTATAGGCATTTTTTATCACAGTTGGTACACCCATCTGCTAGAGGATCGACTCTTAAATAAATTGCCCTCCTCCCAGATTCCCCTAGTCATGCGCGATATCAACACCTTTGAGCGACAATTATCTGATGATCGGGTGGCGATCGCTAAATTCTGGATTCACCTCAGTCAAAAGGAATTAAAGTCACGCATCAAAGAATACGCCGAAAATGAGCTAGAATCTTGGCGCGTGCGTCCGGAAGATTGGCAACAGGCCAAACGTTATGATGAGTATGCCAGTTTAGCCGAGGAAATGATTACCTACACTAGCACGGGGGCCGCCCCTTGGACATTGGTGGAGGGCAACTGTCAACGTTGGGCGCGGGTAAAAGTTCTCTCCCAATTAGTCGGTACGATCGCTCAAGCTTTGGATCAGCGCCAATTACCGATCGAACCCCCTGTCAATCTACCACCCCAAGCGCAATTACTGCCCACGGAACCCGATTATCTAGGGAGAGTGGACTTAAGTGCCAAATTGGAAAAAGAAGACTATAAAATCCGCTTGCGTGAGGCACAGGTAGAATTAAGAAAACTGCAATTAAAGATTTTTCAGGCAAATATCCCCGTTTTAGTCCTCTTTGAAGGGTGGGATGCCGCCGGCAAGGGAGGTGCGATCAAACGCTTAACCGATACCCTCGATCCTCGCAGTTATCAAGTGATTGCCTTTGCTGCCCCGACGGAGGAAGAACACCGCTATCATTATCTCTGGCGCTTCTGGCGCAAATTACCCGCAGCCAAAACTATCGGTATATTCGATCGCAGTTGGTATGGACGGATTTTGGTGGAGAGAGTAGAAGGATTCGCTAAAGATATGGATTGGCGGCGGGCATATCAAGAAATTAACGAATTTGAGGCCCAATTAACCCATTCAGGCTGTGTTTTAGTCAAATTCTGGTTACATATTAGCCCCGAAGAACAGTTAAATCGCTTCAACGAACGGCAAAATAACCCCTATCGTCAACATAAACTCACCGATGAAGATTGGCGCAATCGGGAAAAACAGCCCCTCTACCATGTGGCAGTTAATCAGATGGTAGCCCGTACTAGCACCCCCGTCGCCCCTTGGACGATTGTAGCGGCAAATGATAAGTATTTCGCCCGCGTTAAAGTCATAGAAACAGTAATTGCCGCTATTGAAACCGGTTTGAAACAACGGGGATAG